A single genomic interval of Acetobacteraceae bacterium harbors:
- the pgm gene encoding phosphoglucomutase (alpha-D-glucose-1,6-bisphosphate-dependent): MTQISPKAGHTLPPEELTDIQALQDAYYARNPDVADATQRVSFGTSGHRGTSVNGSFNETHIAAIAEAICRYRATEGITGPLFVGIDSHALSALAQKTVIEVMAAHNVVTHIDAHDRLTPTPVISNTIIVHNADESAPRADGIVITPSHNPPSDGGIKYNAPHGGPADTKATGQIQDMANQLMSAGLEDVKRLPYDAARAARCVKTFDFVAPYVNALGSVIDMEAIRAAEISIGIDPLGGASMDYWQAIIERFGINATIVSRELDPQFGFMTADWDGKIRMDCSSPYAMARLINMAGQFDIAFANDPDADRHGIVCKPAGLMNPNHYLAVAIWYLSQNRPDWPKDCKIGKTLVSSALIDRVGQKLGRDIIETPVGFKWFVDGMAASTLGFAGEESAGASFLNRAGKPWSTDKDGIILCLLAAEITAKTGKTPGEIYADLTRELGAPFYARIDAPADPDQKRILSALKAEQYSETALAGDPITAKLTHAPGNNAPIGGLKISTAQGWFAARPSGTENVYKIYAESFVSEAHLKQIQDEAQEAIAGIFKAGAGGL, from the coding sequence ATGACGCAAATCAGCCCGAAGGCCGGTCATACGCTTCCACCTGAAGAACTGACAGATATTCAGGCCCTGCAGGACGCTTATTACGCGCGTAACCCTGACGTGGCTGATGCCACGCAGCGCGTCAGCTTCGGCACGTCCGGCCATCGTGGCACATCGGTTAATGGCAGTTTCAACGAAACCCATATTGCCGCGATCGCGGAAGCCATATGCCGTTATCGCGCGACCGAAGGGATCACCGGCCCGCTTTTCGTCGGAATCGACTCTCACGCGCTGTCCGCCCTCGCTCAAAAAACCGTGATTGAGGTCATGGCGGCGCATAATGTCGTTACTCACATCGACGCCCATGATCGTCTAACGCCGACCCCTGTCATTTCCAACACCATCATCGTCCATAATGCCGATGAAAGCGCCCCGCGCGCAGATGGCATCGTCATCACGCCCTCGCACAACCCTCCTTCAGATGGCGGCATCAAATATAATGCGCCGCATGGCGGCCCGGCAGATACCAAAGCCACCGGGCAGATTCAGGACATGGCCAATCAGCTTATGTCGGCGGGGTTGGAAGACGTCAAACGCCTTCCCTATGACGCGGCACGCGCCGCGCGTTGCGTCAAAACCTTTGATTTCGTCGCGCCTTACGTGAACGCGTTAGGGTCCGTCATCGATATGGAAGCTATTCGCGCGGCGGAGATTTCCATCGGGATTGACCCGCTGGGCGGCGCATCCATGGATTACTGGCAGGCGATTATTGAACGTTTCGGTATCAATGCGACAATCGTCAGTCGGGAGCTGGACCCGCAATTTGGCTTCATGACCGCGGATTGGGATGGTAAAATCCGCATGGACTGCTCCTCCCCCTATGCCATGGCACGTTTGATCAACATGGCGGGACAGTTTGACATTGCGTTTGCGAACGACCCGGATGCGGATCGTCACGGCATTGTCTGCAAACCTGCAGGATTGATGAACCCCAATCACTATCTTGCTGTCGCCATCTGGTATCTTTCCCAGAACCGGCCTGATTGGCCGAAAGACTGTAAAATCGGCAAGACGTTGGTGAGCTCCGCCCTGATTGACCGTGTCGGGCAGAAACTGGGGCGCGACATTATCGAGACCCCAGTCGGGTTTAAATGGTTTGTGGATGGAATGGCCGCATCCACACTGGGCTTTGCGGGCGAGGAAAGCGCAGGTGCGTCCTTTCTCAACCGTGCGGGCAAGCCGTGGAGCACGGATAAGGATGGGATTATCCTCTGCCTGCTTGCGGCGGAAATCACCGCCAAAACGGGCAAGACGCCCGGCGAGATCTATGCCGACCTCACGCGTGAACTTGGCGCACCTTTTTACGCCCGCATCGATGCGCCGGCAGACCCGGATCAAAAGCGTATTTTAAGCGCGCTGAAGGCGGAACAATATTCGGAGACCGCGCTGGCAGGTGACCCGATTACCGCCAAACTTACCCACGCGCCCGGCAATAACGCCCCGATTGGCGGGCTGAAAATCAGCACCGCCCAAGGCTGGTTCGCCGCCCGCCCTTCCGGCACGGAAAACGTCTATAAAATTTACGCTGAAAGCTTCGTCAGCGAAGCGCATCTGAAACAGATTCAGGACGAGGCGCAGGAAGCAATTGCGGGGATTTTTAAGGCGGGTGCAGGCGGCCTTTGA
- a CDS encoding autotransporter-associated beta strand repeat-containing protein, protein MQVDGDQSGAQLSGKGVIGGNVTIADNATLSPGEGTNSVGTLKINGNLNLAYNAVQNWNLGQANAEVGQNNDLVAVKGDLVFSGTINVTGPNKGSEPLGQGIYRIYTYEGSFSGVVPTASYRATANGAGETIGPNGRLGSVETAPGTTMLLQTSIDHQINLVVSDNVLTFWDDGDTVSPGPGGMEGNNTVNGGNGTWTTDNGNWTDVNGGRDGAWMQGTFALFAAQAGTVTVRNTTHDGAASNVLTRGMQFANNDGGVYKVTGDDLYATTATTTIRVGDGTQQGASISAVLDTVINDSLVANGTNLVKSDADTLILTKDQNYRGETSISGGTLQLGDGGTSGRITRSAVIHNNGKLVVNFSNDLVLTQSIDGKGRVEQASSGTTTVNDRNNYIGGTAVTHGTLQGTASSFGAGGIDVSQEGHLIVNQQKAALLANALSGAGRFTKTGAGNITINRDNAGFTGQVDVQKAASALMGTWRRPV, encoded by the coding sequence TTGCAGGTTGATGGTGATCAGTCCGGCGCGCAGCTTAGCGGTAAGGGCGTGATTGGCGGCAACGTCACCATCGCTGACAATGCCACCCTCTCCCCCGGTGAAGGCACAAACAGTGTCGGCACGCTGAAAATTAACGGCAATCTCAACCTCGCTTATAATGCGGTGCAGAACTGGAATCTGGGCCAGGCCAATGCTGAGGTCGGGCAGAATAATGACCTCGTCGCCGTCAAGGGCGATCTCGTTTTCAGCGGCACGATCAACGTCACAGGTCCGAATAAGGGATCGGAGCCCTTGGGCCAGGGGATCTACCGCATTTACACTTATGAAGGGTCATTCTCCGGAGTCGTGCCGACCGCCAGTTATCGAGCCACCGCCAATGGCGCCGGAGAAACGATCGGCCCGAATGGTCGCCTCGGTTCAGTCGAGACCGCTCCCGGCACGACAATGCTGCTTCAGACATCGATCGATCACCAGATCAATCTCGTCGTTAGCGACAATGTCCTGACTTTCTGGGATGATGGCGACACTGTCTCCCCTGGGCCCGGCGGTATGGAAGGCAATAACACCGTTAATGGTGGTAATGGCACCTGGACGACCGACAATGGCAATTGGACGGATGTTAATGGCGGGCGCGATGGCGCATGGATGCAGGGCACGTTCGCGCTCTTCGCCGCGCAGGCTGGCACGGTCACCGTCCGGAACACGACTCACGATGGTGCAGCGTCAAATGTTCTGACGCGCGGTATGCAATTCGCAAATAATGATGGCGGCGTTTACAAAGTCACGGGCGATGACCTCTACGCCACAACCGCCACCACGACGATCCGGGTGGGGGATGGCACGCAACAGGGCGCTTCCATTTCAGCCGTTCTTGATACGGTGATTAATGACAGTCTCGTCGCTAACGGCACAAATCTGGTGAAATCAGATGCGGACACCCTCATTCTCACCAAAGACCAGAATTATCGCGGCGAAACATCCATCAGCGGCGGCACGCTGCAATTGGGCGATGGTGGTACCTCGGGCCGGATCACACGCAGCGCGGTCATCCATAATAACGGGAAGCTCGTCGTCAATTTCAGCAATGATTTGGTCTTGACGCAATCCATCGATGGCAAAGGCCGTGTCGAGCAGGCTAGCTCAGGCACAACCACGGTGAATGACCGCAATAATTACATAGGCGGCACAGCTGTGACGCATGGCACCCTACAGGGCACGGCGAGCAGCTTCGGCGCGGGCGGCATTGATGTCAGCCAAGAGGGTCACCTGATTGTTAATCAGCAGAAAGCGGCTTTGCTCGCCAATGCGCTTTCCGGCGCGGGGCGCTTCACAAAAACGGGCGCGGGCAACATCACCATTAATCGTGATAATGCCGGCTTCACCGGGCAGGTCGATGTGCAGAAGGCGGCCTCGGCATTAATGGGAACATGGCGCAGGCCCGTTTAA
- a CDS encoding invasion associated locus B family protein gives MSVASSRKAPIHPKPVAHDISKLEYRLPDGVTALNETYQDWRVSCQKLKTGPRCALVQQLADEKSHQKILTLQFEPEKDKIASLVVMPFGLALSKGISINADGGQVVSVPFSTCMPNGCLVPFSLTRDQFFSLQAAKKLEVKASTPKDQNVILVVSSKGLKEASARLAAMLAGS, from the coding sequence ATGAGTGTCGCTTCCAGCCGGAAGGCGCCCATTCATCCCAAACCTGTCGCTCATGATATATCCAAGCTGGAATATCGCCTGCCGGACGGGGTAACCGCCCTGAACGAGACATATCAGGACTGGCGGGTAAGCTGCCAGAAACTGAAAACCGGGCCGAGATGCGCCCTCGTGCAGCAATTGGCGGATGAGAAAAGCCATCAGAAGATCCTGACCCTACAATTTGAGCCGGAGAAGGATAAGATCGCCAGCCTCGTCGTCATGCCTTTCGGCCTTGCTTTGTCAAAGGGTATTTCGATCAATGCCGATGGTGGGCAGGTTGTCTCCGTGCCGTTCAGCACCTGTATGCCGAATGGCTGCCTCGTTCCATTCAGTCTGACGCGAGATCAGTTCTTCAGCCTGCAGGCCGCGAAGAAGCTTGAGGTCAAGGCATCGACACCGAAGGATCAGAATGTGATTCTCGTTGTGTCCTCGAAAGGCCTCAAGGAGGCTTCCGCAAGGTTGGCCGCGATGCTGGCCGGGTCATGA
- a CDS encoding ABC transporter transmembrane domain-containing protein: protein MILSTRISVQWNFSLFSHLLKLPQEFFTRRGAGDIQSKFGSLATIQQTLTTDLIQSVMDGLMAVGMMIMIIIYARWLSLIILAFSALDFLLRLFLFSPYRDLSEELLSRNAAHQSHFLETLRGMRTIKLLALEGRRRFAWGNRLIDSFNTNLRLQRYDLFFSRSQKILWGADRVLLLVLGARMVLSAEMSIGMLIAFLNYRDQFAHRFGNLVNAAFKIRNLKVQCHQIADIALTPIDPATESFPSPCMSRVLSEKNVPVIECRNIGFRYAAQENWVFRNLNLTIPAQASFAIEGPSGCGKSTLMSVLMGLIPPEEGQVFWNGVALTPQNRQVYRARIAGVMQDDILLSGNIAENIASFDEEIDFTRVMTCAAQAQILDDIENLPMGFEARVSEMGGTMSGGSASASFLPGSSTANPIHSSSMRQQAISDPTAERRIEATIDDLAVTRVIVTHRQETVARAVPLLDGR from the coding sequence ATGATTTTATCGACACGCATTTCCGTGCAATGGAATTTCAGCCTGTTTTCCCATTTGCTGAAATTGCCGCAGGAATTTTTCACCCGGCGGGGCGCGGGCGATATCCAGTCGAAATTCGGAAGCCTCGCGACCATTCAGCAGACACTGACAACCGATCTGATCCAGAGCGTCATGGATGGGCTTATGGCGGTCGGGATGATGATCATGATCATCATCTATGCGCGATGGTTGTCGCTGATCATCCTCGCTTTTTCCGCGCTGGATTTTCTTCTGAGGCTTTTTCTCTTCAGCCCCTACCGGGATTTGTCCGAAGAGTTGCTTTCCCGGAATGCCGCGCATCAAAGCCATTTTCTGGAAACATTGCGCGGGATGCGCACCATCAAGCTTCTAGCGCTGGAGGGGCGGCGGCGATTTGCCTGGGGCAACCGGCTGATTGACAGCTTCAATACGAATCTGCGTCTGCAACGCTATGACCTGTTTTTCAGTCGTTCTCAGAAGATTTTATGGGGGGCGGATCGTGTGCTTCTGCTCGTGCTCGGCGCGCGCATGGTGCTTTCAGCCGAGATGTCGATCGGGATGCTGATCGCGTTTCTGAACTACCGGGATCAGTTTGCCCATCGTTTTGGCAATCTCGTCAATGCGGCTTTTAAAATCCGTAATCTGAAAGTCCAATGCCACCAGATTGCGGATATCGCCCTGACCCCGATTGACCCTGCGACGGAGAGCTTTCCGTCGCCGTGCATGTCTCGCGTATTGTCCGAAAAAAACGTTCCCGTCATTGAGTGCCGCAATATCGGGTTTCGATATGCTGCGCAGGAAAACTGGGTTTTTCGCAATCTCAATCTGACCATCCCCGCGCAGGCCAGTTTTGCGATCGAAGGGCCTTCGGGGTGCGGCAAATCGACCTTGATGTCTGTTTTGATGGGGTTGATCCCGCCGGAGGAGGGACAAGTTTTCTGGAACGGCGTGGCTCTCACCCCTCAGAACAGGCAGGTTTATCGCGCCCGGATTGCAGGCGTGATGCAGGATGATATCCTCCTCTCAGGCAATATCGCGGAGAATATTGCCAGTTTCGATGAGGAAATTGATTTCACCCGTGTCATGACATGTGCCGCGCAGGCGCAGATACTGGATGACATTGAAAATCTGCCCATGGGTTTTGAGGCGCGGGTCAGTGAAATGGGTGGGACAATGTCCGGGGGCAGCGCCAGCGCATCATTTTTGCCCGGGTCCTCTACCGCCAACCCGATACACTCTTCCTCGATGAGGCAACAAGCCATCTCCGACCCGACAGCGGAACGCCGAATTGAAGCCACGATTGACGATCTCGCCGTCACGCGGGTGATTGTCACACACCGACAGGAGACAGTCGCGCGCGCGGTTCCGCTTCTCGATGGGCGCTGA